Proteins found in one Candidatus Amarolinea dominans genomic segment:
- a CDS encoding tetratricopeptide repeat protein, whose amino-acid sequence MQYRHADAQQHYRQALALYQQVQDRLGEANCLRGLAAVEAFLKQHADAQQHYRQALALFQQVQDRLGEANCLLGLADVEAFLNQHADAQQHYRQALALFQQVQDRLGEANCLLGLADVEAFLNQHADAQQHYRQALALPTARPSPSTSRCKTASAKPTASGGWPPWKPSSVSTPTPSSTTARPSPSTSRCKTASAKPTA is encoded by the coding sequence ATGCAGTATCGCCACGCCGACGCCCAGCAACACTACCGCCAGGCCCTCGCCCTCTACCAGCAGGTGCAAGACCGCCTCGGCGAAGCCAACTGCCTGAGGGGGCTGGCCGCCGTGGAAGCCTTCCTCAAACAGCACGCCGACGCCCAGCAGCACTACCGCCAGGCCCTCGCCCTCTTCCAGCAGGTGCAAGACCGCCTCGGCGAAGCCAACTGCCTCTTGGGGCTGGCCGACGTGGAAGCCTTCCTCAACCAGCACGCCGACGCCCAGCAGCACTACCGCCAGGCCCTCGCCCTCTTCCAGCAGGTGCAAGACCGCCTCGGCGAAGCCAACTGCCTCTTGGGGCTGGCCGACGTGGAAGCCTTCCTCAACCAGCACGCCGACGCCCAGCAGCACTACCGCCAGGCCCTCGCCCTCCCTACCGCCAGGCCCTCGCCCTCTACCAGCAGGTGCAAGACCGCCTCGGCGAAGCCAACTGCCTCTGGGGGCTGGCCGCCGTGGAAGCCTTCCTCGGTCAGCACGCCGACGCCCAGCAGCACTACCGCCAGGCCCTCGCCCTCTACCAGCAGGTGCAAGACCGCCTCGGCGAAGCCCACTGCCTGA
- a CDS encoding glycosyltransferase: MTVAAVAAPPGRRLQVLFITAWYPTAAAPYEGTFVREHAQAVARFDDVAVLHCPEPRRDLPRLWQVETETDPVLTAGLPTVRAWYRPARIPKVSLGVHLIAVGQALRAVYRAGFRPDLLHAHVYDAGFATAIFSKLYRLPYVVTEHFSAFPRHTLPPLEVWKARIAFGQAAWVLPVSRALQTGIEQHGLRARFQIVGNVVDNELFYPATTQPQ; encoded by the coding sequence ATGACGGTTGCTGCTGTCGCCGCGCCGCCTGGCCGCCGCTTACAGGTGCTGTTCATCACGGCCTGGTATCCAACCGCGGCCGCACCTTACGAGGGCACTTTTGTACGTGAACACGCGCAGGCCGTCGCACGCTTCGATGATGTCGCCGTGCTGCACTGCCCAGAACCGCGCCGGGATTTGCCCCGGCTGTGGCAGGTGGAAACGGAGACCGATCCTGTCTTGACGGCCGGCCTGCCGACCGTGCGCGCCTGGTATCGCCCGGCGCGCATTCCCAAAGTGTCATTGGGCGTTCACCTGATCGCCGTGGGACAGGCGCTCCGCGCCGTCTACCGCGCCGGCTTCCGGCCCGATCTCTTGCATGCGCATGTCTACGATGCAGGGTTCGCCACCGCCATTTTCAGCAAATTATACCGCCTGCCCTACGTAGTCACCGAGCACTTCTCCGCGTTTCCGCGGCATACGCTGCCGCCCCTGGAGGTCTGGAAAGCGCGCATTGCCTTTGGACAGGCGGCCTGGGTGCTGCCGGTGAGCCGTGCACTGCAGACCGGCATCGAACAGCACGGCCTGCGCGCTCGTTTCCAAATTGTAGGCAACGTGGTGGACAACGAGCTTTTCTACCCGGCGACCACGCAGCCCCAATGA
- a CDS encoding tetratricopeptide repeat protein has protein sequence MEAFLGQHADAQQHYRQALALYQQVQDRLGEAHCLRGLAAVEAFLNQHADAQQYYRQALALFQQVQSRLGEANCLLGLADVEAFLNQHADAQQHYRQALALYQQVQSRLGEANCLKGLAAVEAFLNQHADAQQHYRQALALFQQVQSRLGEAHCLKGLADVHRDRSEVAEALNGYAEALPIYLDDVGDRQGAAECLLAWGEALALTGNLDAAAAHHAAAVDHAEATGDRWTRTQLWRLQGDIARQRGDVAAARAAYQEALPGGNHRGHRLVDCHGSRASTGPTIRIRVEGHVEPTCSTWLDITP, from the coding sequence GTGGAAGCCTTCCTCGGTCAGCACGCCGACGCCCAGCAGCACTACCGCCAGGCCCTCGCCCTCTACCAGCAGGTGCAAGACCGCCTCGGCGAAGCCCACTGCCTGAGGGGGCTGGCCGCCGTGGAAGCCTTCCTCAACCAGCACGCCGACGCCCAGCAGTACTACCGCCAGGCCCTCGCCCTCTTCCAGCAGGTGCAATCCCGCCTCGGCGAAGCCAACTGCCTCTTGGGGCTGGCCGACGTGGAAGCCTTCCTCAACCAGCACGCCGACGCCCAGCAGCACTACCGCCAGGCCCTCGCCCTCTACCAGCAGGTGCAATCCCGCCTCGGCGAAGCCAACTGCCTGAAGGGGCTGGCCGCCGTGGAAGCCTTCCTCAACCAGCACGCCGACGCCCAGCAACACTACCGCCAGGCCCTCGCCCTCTTCCAGCAGGTGCAATCCCGCCTCGGCGAAGCCCACTGCCTGAAGGGGCTGGCCGACGTCCACCGCGACCGCAGCGAGGTCGCAGAGGCGTTGAACGGGTACGCGGAGGCACTGCCCATCTACCTCGACGACGTGGGCGACCGCCAGGGCGCCGCAGAGTGCCTGTTAGCCTGGGGCGAGGCGTTGGCGCTGACCGGGAACCTGGATGCGGCCGCGGCCCACCACGCGGCCGCGGTTGACCATGCCGAGGCGACCGGCGATCGCTGGACGCGCACGCAGTTGTGGCGCTTACAGGGCGACATCGCCCGTCAACGGGGCGATGTGGCAGCTGCCCGCGCGGCCTACCAAGAGGCTCTCCCTGGCGGCAACCATCGCGGGCACCGACTGGTGGATTGTCACGGTTCACGAGCGTCTACTGGCCCTACCATCCGAATCCGTGTAGAAGGACACGTCGAACCGACATGTTCGACATGGTTGGACATCACCCCGTGA
- a CDS encoding flippase — translation MQTKASRVLRLLRSTFARNVATTFLTQVVSLVIGVANAAIVARWLGPQGKGSLALALLIPSTLALFLSGGIPAANVYFVGSRRLSVTQVTQNAMLLALLGAVSGLILTTLGLATGLLQRLAPSVPASLIVLATVGLPGAIVNSFFSTILQGMQRIRVVNVITFLQSILTLGLTIVLVIGLGWGLNGAVLAAVGAALGVMILLGWQVQRAGGHLRPHYDPAILRQMLAFGLRGYVGNLLQFFNYRLDLFIVGILLGPAAVGIYTAAIGLAELLWHLPNAVSFVIFPKASASRTEDMNRLTPRIFALTLGITLVGGVFIALLGRQLIEIIYSDLFLPAYQPLLALLPGVALLGGGKVLTNEIAGRGFVHYNSVNAGLALVLTVIFDLLLIPRWGVLGASWASTIAYSAIFLTAVLFYRSVSRRGDRINRERQP, via the coding sequence ATGCAGACTAAGGCTTCACGCGTGCTGCGGCTGCTGCGCAGCACGTTTGCCCGCAACGTCGCGACCACCTTTCTGACCCAGGTTGTTTCCCTGGTGATCGGCGTTGCCAATGCGGCCATCGTGGCGCGTTGGCTCGGCCCGCAGGGCAAAGGCAGTCTGGCGCTGGCGCTGCTGATTCCGTCCACGCTGGCCCTATTCCTCAGCGGCGGCATTCCGGCCGCCAATGTTTACTTTGTCGGTTCGCGCCGCCTTTCCGTGACCCAGGTCACCCAGAATGCGATGCTGCTGGCTCTGCTGGGCGCCGTCAGCGGCCTGATTTTGACTACGCTGGGCCTGGCGACCGGCCTTCTGCAGCGGTTGGCGCCGAGCGTTCCTGCGTCGCTCATCGTCCTGGCGACGGTCGGGCTGCCGGGTGCCATCGTCAATAGTTTCTTCAGCACCATTCTGCAGGGAATGCAGCGCATCCGCGTCGTCAACGTGATTACCTTCCTGCAGAGCATCCTGACGCTGGGCTTGACCATCGTCCTGGTCATCGGCCTGGGCTGGGGCCTCAACGGCGCAGTGCTGGCCGCGGTGGGCGCCGCGCTTGGCGTGATGATCCTCTTGGGCTGGCAGGTGCAGCGCGCGGGCGGCCACCTGCGCCCACACTACGACCCAGCCATCCTGCGCCAAATGTTGGCCTTTGGCCTGCGCGGCTACGTGGGTAACCTGCTGCAGTTCTTCAACTACCGGCTCGATCTGTTCATCGTCGGCATCTTGCTCGGCCCTGCGGCTGTGGGCATCTACACCGCCGCGATTGGCCTGGCCGAGCTGCTCTGGCACCTTCCCAACGCCGTCAGTTTTGTCATCTTTCCCAAAGCCTCGGCGTCACGCACGGAAGACATGAATCGCCTGACCCCGCGCATCTTCGCGCTCACCCTGGGCATCACCTTGGTGGGGGGCGTGTTCATCGCGCTGCTTGGCCGCCAGCTGATCGAGATCATCTACTCCGACCTTTTCCTGCCTGCGTACCAACCGCTTCTCGCGCTGCTGCCAGGCGTCGCCCTCCTGGGCGGCGGCAAAGTGCTGACCAACGAAATTGCCGGTCGCGGTTTTGTCCACTACAATTCGGTCAACGCCGGCCTGGCGCTGGTGTTGACCGTTATTTTCGATCTCCTGCTGATCCCG
- a CDS encoding methyltransferase domain-containing protein produces MHQKLAAVASELWGADIDQEGIAFLAAQGFDHLIAGDICEPPILARLAGQPFDLVLATEVVEHLPNPVQFLQAAASLLTPGHTELIITVPNAFRIETLLWLLRGIEYVHPDHNYWFSYVTATNLLRKSGLDVTEVFAYTFQPRAGLPNVARRLLRRSAPPAPASATTLPRAVNGVSPHLLVRGLDYVRSLPKRLLASALYRTTPFWGDGLILVGRARTHAD; encoded by the coding sequence ATGCATCAGAAGCTGGCGGCCGTCGCCTCCGAGCTGTGGGGCGCGGACATTGACCAGGAGGGCATCGCTTTCCTCGCGGCCCAGGGCTTCGATCATCTCATCGCGGGCGACATCTGCGAGCCGCCCATCCTGGCCCGCCTGGCCGGCCAGCCTTTCGACCTGGTCCTGGCCACGGAAGTGGTCGAACATCTGCCCAACCCGGTGCAGTTCCTGCAGGCCGCGGCCAGCCTGCTGACGCCGGGCCATACTGAGCTCATCATCACCGTGCCCAACGCCTTTCGCATCGAAACGCTGCTCTGGCTGCTGCGAGGAATCGAGTACGTGCATCCCGACCACAACTACTGGTTTTCCTACGTCACCGCCACCAACCTGCTGCGCAAGAGCGGCCTGGACGTGACCGAGGTCTTTGCCTACACCTTCCAGCCCCGCGCCGGCCTGCCCAACGTGGCGCGGCGCCTGTTGCGGCGATCAGCGCCGCCTGCACCGGCTTCAGCAACGACCCTGCCTCGCGCCGTGAACGGCGTCTCCCCGCATCTTCTCGTGCGCGGTCTCGACTATGTCCGCTCACTGCCCAAACGCCTGCTCGCCTCCGCGCTCTACCGAACCACCCCGTTCTGGGGAGACGGTTTGATCCTGGTCGGCCGGGCGCGCACCCATGCAGACTAA
- a CDS encoding glycosyltransferase family 4 protein: protein MSVGSLVPIKGIPDLLHALRRLQETPLRWRLDVIGDGPQRAAYTARAAELGLASQITFHGTRPKADVADFLRQADLFVLASQWENMPCVLLEAMACGVPIVASHVGGIPEIVDDAVGILVPPGDVPALAAALTAALTQPERFDRRAMTQRATFYSPAAIS, encoded by the coding sequence GTGAGCGTGGGTTCGCTGGTGCCCATCAAGGGCATTCCCGATCTCCTGCATGCGCTGCGCCGGCTGCAAGAGACGCCCCTGCGTTGGCGCCTGGATGTCATCGGGGATGGGCCGCAGCGCGCAGCCTATACCGCGCGGGCGGCTGAGCTTGGCCTGGCCAGCCAAATCACCTTCCACGGCACGCGGCCGAAAGCAGACGTGGCTGACTTTCTGCGCCAGGCTGACCTCTTCGTGCTGGCCAGCCAGTGGGAGAACATGCCGTGCGTTCTGCTCGAAGCGATGGCCTGCGGTGTGCCGATTGTCGCCTCACATGTGGGCGGCATCCCCGAAATTGTGGATGACGCGGTCGGCATCTTGGTCCCACCCGGCGATGTTCCCGCCCTGGCCGCAGCGCTGACCGCGGCGCTGACGCAGCCGGAGCGCTTCGATCGGCGCGCCATGACCCAGCGCGCCACCTTCTATTCACCGGCCGCCATTAGCTAA
- a CDS encoding ArsA family ATPase: MRIILYTGKGGVGKTSISAATALHCADRGLRTIVLSTDPAHSLGDSFDLPLGNDPVAIAPNLWGQEIDLLHQMDRHWGKVQDYISAIFAWRGMDELVAEETSVLPGMEELASLMQINWLADSGQYDVIIVDCAPTGATLQLLAFPELARWYLDKIFPWERRMIKAVAPVIKRMTDMPLPSEEFFDSAEDLIVQLEKINKLLTNPQLTSVRLVLNPEKMVVKEAQRAYTYLNLYGYATDAVVCNRMLPNAVTDAYFTAWKEAQARYHNLVQESFEPLPIFDVPLFDQEVVGLEMLRRMAASVFGDNVDPTRIFYVGNPQAVTLEGGVYKLTLPLPFVERSQIKLTRSLADELIIHIGNWKRNLSLPRALANLAVSGAKYEEDRLVVSFNGKVK; encoded by the coding sequence GTGCGCATAATTCTTTACACCGGCAAGGGCGGCGTGGGCAAAACCAGTATCAGCGCAGCCACCGCCCTTCATTGCGCCGATCGTGGCCTGCGCACGATTGTGCTGAGCACCGACCCGGCGCATAGCCTGGGCGATTCGTTCGATCTTCCGCTGGGCAACGACCCGGTGGCGATTGCCCCCAACCTCTGGGGTCAGGAGATTGACCTGCTGCACCAGATGGACCGCCACTGGGGGAAGGTGCAGGATTACATCTCCGCCATCTTCGCCTGGCGCGGCATGGACGAACTGGTGGCTGAGGAGACCTCGGTCCTGCCCGGCATGGAAGAGCTCGCCAGCCTGATGCAGATCAACTGGCTGGCCGACAGCGGGCAGTACGATGTCATCATCGTGGACTGCGCGCCCACCGGCGCCACCCTGCAGCTCCTGGCCTTCCCCGAACTGGCGCGCTGGTATCTGGACAAGATCTTCCCCTGGGAACGGCGCATGATCAAAGCGGTCGCGCCGGTCATCAAGCGCATGACTGACATGCCGCTGCCCAGCGAGGAGTTCTTCGACTCAGCCGAAGACCTGATTGTCCAACTGGAAAAGATCAACAAGCTGCTGACCAATCCCCAACTGACGTCGGTGCGCCTGGTGCTCAACCCGGAAAAGATGGTGGTCAAAGAGGCGCAGCGCGCCTACACCTATCTCAACCTCTACGGCTATGCGACCGATGCCGTCGTCTGCAACCGCATGCTGCCGAACGCCGTCACCGATGCCTACTTCACGGCCTGGAAAGAGGCCCAGGCCCGCTACCATAACCTGGTGCAAGAATCGTTCGAGCCGCTGCCCATCTTCGACGTGCCCCTGTTCGACCAGGAAGTGGTGGGTCTGGAGATGCTGCGGCGCATGGCGGCCTCCGTCTTTGGCGACAACGTGGATCCGACCCGCATCTTCTACGTGGGCAATCCGCAGGCGGTCACGCTGGAGGGCGGCGTCTACAAGCTGACTTTGCCGCTGCCGTTCGTGGAGCGCAGCCAGATCAAGCTGACGCGCAGCCTGGCCGATGAGCTGATCATCCATATCGGTAACTGGAAGCGCAACCTGAGCCTGCCGCGCGCCCTCGCCAACCTGGCCGTCAGCGGCGCCAAGTATGAAGAAGACCGCCTGGTCGTTTCGTTCAACGGGAAGGTAAAGTAG
- a CDS encoding N-acetyltransferase, producing the protein MQNSSFSVLHFALCTLHLWETPLTAIMDPTANLGPNVTLGEYVVIEAGASLGAGVTLGHHVVVHAGAIIGDGTWVGDHAVLGRPPRPAPTSAVRTPPNLPPLQIGADCIIGTGAVVYNGTTIGEKTMIGDHAFVRDRCQIGSFVIVGSHVTIENEVTIGDYTKLQTGVYLCAWVTIEDHCFIAPCVVTTNDNYMGRTDRRFQERGGCTIRRGARIGANVTLLPNIEVGAEAFVAAGSIVTRHVPPATVVMGSPAKYVRDVSADEFAEERL; encoded by the coding sequence ATGCAGAATTCCTCGTTCAGCGTTTTGCACTTTGCACTCTGCACTTTGCACTTATGGGAGACACCCTTGACAGCCATCATGGATCCAACCGCCAATCTCGGCCCCAACGTTACCCTGGGCGAATATGTGGTGATCGAGGCGGGCGCCAGCCTGGGCGCGGGCGTAACGCTGGGACATCACGTGGTGGTGCATGCCGGCGCCATCATCGGCGACGGGACCTGGGTGGGCGACCACGCGGTGCTGGGGCGACCGCCGCGGCCCGCGCCCACCAGCGCGGTGAGGACGCCGCCCAACCTGCCGCCCCTGCAGATCGGGGCAGACTGCATCATCGGTACGGGCGCGGTGGTCTACAACGGCACCACCATCGGCGAAAAAACCATGATCGGCGACCATGCCTTCGTGCGCGACCGCTGCCAGATCGGGAGCTTCGTCATCGTCGGCAGCCATGTCACCATCGAGAACGAGGTGACGATTGGCGATTACACCAAGCTGCAGACCGGCGTCTATCTCTGTGCCTGGGTGACGATCGAAGATCACTGTTTCATTGCGCCCTGCGTCGTCACCACCAATGACAACTACATGGGCCGCACCGACCGGCGCTTCCAGGAACGAGGCGGCTGCACCATCCGCCGCGGCGCGCGCATCGGCGCCAACGTCACCCTGCTGCCCAACATCGAAGTGGGCGCGGAAGCCTTCGTCGCGGCCGGCTCCATCGTCACGCGGCACGTCCCGCCTGCCACCGTGGTCATGGGATCGCCCGCCAAATACGTCCGTGACGTCAGCGCCGACGAGTTCGCGGAAGAACGATTGTGA
- the wecB gene encoding UDP-N-acetylglucosamine 2-epimerase (non-hydrolyzing), producing MKIVTIVGARPQFIKAAPVSQALAGQHQQILIHTGQHYDREMSDLFFDELHIPRPDYELGIGSGPHGRQTGQMLQRIEEALLAEKPAWVLVYGDTNSTLAGALAAVKLHIPVAHVEAGLRSFNRAMPEEHNRVLTDHCADLLLCPTQTAVNLLAAEGITRGVFLVGDVMVDALLAHGALAARHATLARRLDLRPQGFALATIHRPYNTDDPARLAVIMTALAGLAMPVVFPVHPRTRAALTRAGLTPPANVIALDPIGYLDMLALEQAAALILTDSGGVQKEAYCFAVPCITLRPETEWVETVQAGWNRLAWGDAAQVIEAAQRPWPTTPPAPLFGDGHTAERIVGLLASADPRQQKAVAP from the coding sequence TTGAAGATCGTCACCATCGTCGGCGCGCGGCCGCAGTTCATCAAGGCCGCGCCGGTCAGCCAGGCCCTGGCCGGTCAGCACCAGCAAATCCTCATTCACACCGGCCAGCACTACGACCGCGAGATGTCCGACCTGTTCTTCGACGAACTGCACATCCCGCGGCCCGACTACGAACTGGGCATCGGCTCCGGGCCGCACGGCCGGCAGACCGGGCAGATGCTGCAACGCATCGAAGAAGCGCTGCTGGCCGAAAAACCGGCCTGGGTGCTGGTCTACGGCGACACCAATTCGACGCTGGCCGGCGCGCTGGCCGCGGTCAAGCTGCACATCCCGGTGGCGCACGTGGAGGCCGGCCTGCGCAGCTTCAACCGCGCCATGCCCGAAGAGCACAACCGCGTGCTCACCGACCACTGCGCCGACCTGCTCCTCTGCCCGACCCAAACCGCCGTCAACCTGCTGGCGGCCGAAGGCATCACCCGGGGGGTCTTCCTGGTGGGCGATGTCATGGTGGATGCGCTGCTGGCGCACGGCGCGCTCGCGGCCCGACATGCGACCCTGGCCCGCCGCCTCGACCTGCGGCCGCAGGGTTTCGCGCTCGCCACCATTCACCGCCCCTACAACACCGATGATCCGGCCCGCCTGGCTGTCATCATGACCGCGCTGGCCGGCCTGGCGATGCCGGTCGTCTTTCCCGTCCATCCCCGCACCCGCGCCGCGCTGACCCGCGCCGGCCTGACCCCGCCCGCCAACGTGATTGCGCTCGACCCCATCGGCTACCTGGACATGCTGGCGCTGGAACAGGCCGCCGCCCTGATCCTCACCGACTCCGGCGGCGTGCAAAAAGAGGCCTACTGCTTCGCCGTGCCCTGCATCACCCTGCGGCCGGAGACCGAATGGGTGGAGACCGTGCAAGCCGGCTGGAACCGCCTGGCCTGGGGCGACGCGGCGCAGGTGATCGAGGCGGCGCAACGCCCCTGGCCCACCACGCCGCCCGCGCCCCTTTTTGGCGACGGTCACACGGCGGAGCGCATCGTCGGGCTGCTGGCATCTGCCGATCCTCGCCAGCAAAAGGCTGTTGCGCCATGA
- a CDS encoding class I SAM-dependent methyltransferase, which translates to MQPPVWQKYLTDYNEGLGLVYERFVLNDFLADLRERYGIQTVLEAPLYGMAGVSGINSVGLAQAGCQVTLVDDNAERLAGVKRIWGELNLPMTPVLIRGGGDGGWAALPFADRSFDLAWCWAALWYLPDAASLLAELARVSRRVVFVAMPNNLQVGYWMRKLLIDRDFFSTVDERWVNIGLIKDTLRSRGVRAWWSRGVLDVPPWPDTVMPANEVLKRLGIRSRKLESQFTGDNWTWSTMAYYLGQQPDLYERVIRYAWLDHAPLPWQIKAIWAHHRYVVGTVAAVLPGWRVAVDEVCASSA; encoded by the coding sequence ATGCAACCACCGGTGTGGCAGAAGTACCTGACCGATTATAATGAAGGACTGGGCCTGGTCTACGAGCGCTTCGTGCTCAACGATTTCCTGGCCGACCTGCGTGAGCGCTACGGCATCCAGACTGTGCTGGAGGCGCCGCTCTACGGCATGGCCGGCGTCAGCGGCATCAACAGCGTGGGGCTGGCGCAGGCCGGCTGCCAGGTGACGCTGGTGGATGACAACGCCGAGCGCCTGGCCGGGGTCAAGCGCATTTGGGGCGAGTTGAACCTGCCCATGACGCCGGTGCTGATTCGCGGCGGGGGCGACGGCGGTTGGGCCGCGCTGCCCTTCGCCGACCGCAGCTTCGACCTGGCCTGGTGCTGGGCCGCACTCTGGTATCTGCCCGATGCGGCCAGCCTGCTGGCCGAACTGGCGCGCGTCAGCCGCCGCGTCGTCTTTGTGGCCATGCCCAACAACCTGCAGGTGGGCTACTGGATGCGCAAGCTGTTGATTGACCGCGACTTCTTCAGCACCGTGGACGAGCGCTGGGTCAACATCGGCCTGATCAAGGACACCTTGCGCAGCCGCGGCGTGCGCGCCTGGTGGAGCAGGGGCGTGCTCGACGTGCCGCCCTGGCCGGACACCGTCATGCCGGCCAACGAGGTGCTCAAGCGCCTGGGCATCCGCTCCCGCAAGCTGGAGAGCCAGTTCACCGGCGACAACTGGACCTGGTCCACCATGGCCTACTACCTGGGGCAACAGCCCGATCTTTACGAGCGCGTCATCAGGTACGCCTGGCTCGACCATGCCCCGCTGCCCTGGCAGATCAAAGCGATTTGGGCGCACCATCGCTACGTGGTGGGAACCGTGGCGGCCGTCCTGCCTGGCTGGCGCGTGGCCGTGGATGAAGTCTGCGCGTCGTCGGCATGA